The proteins below come from a single Candidozyma auris chromosome 3, complete sequence genomic window:
- a CDS encoding mitochondrial 37S ribosomal protein mS35, whose translation MISRASHWSSRAARLQAVRLKSGSSVPQKAESSEDLLYLNPHKWEGLPADRIFELHRLRKTKLGEKYAPTDSERSAVLKTFASLKGKVRPQLEYVYEVDHFKERLLNNVVRPPVPQQANRDVRPSGEEPHLRRKFEQLHAISAHEMPLLAKYRQEYKPRAASETPLQLKFFTDLSDDMSSPENRKVALNVALEDLGLSEKQAHKFKVLAGNKFNHKNNVFHMKTARYGVATQNAKWLVETFNKLLAESKDLSKESLEDIPVNTHHCPPRKSQPQFPEEWKRPQDAPVEKNRISSKVIDMVIAQKDQEYLKELTP comes from the coding sequence ATGATATCACGAGCTTCGCACTGGCTGAGCAGAGCAGCTAGACTTCAGGCTGTAAGGTTAAAGTCGGGCTCCAGCGTGCCGCAAAAGGCCGAATCGCTGGAAGACTTGCTCTACCTCAATCCTCACAAGTGGGAGGGACTCCCAGCAGACCGTATTTTCGAGTTACACAGGCTTCGGAAGACTAAGTTAGGCGAGAAGTATGCGCCCACTGACAGTGAAAGACTGGCAGTTTTGAAGACGTTTGCTCTGTTGAAGGGCAAAGTGAGACCCCAGTTGGAGTATGTGTACGAAGTAGATCACTTCAAGGAAAGATTATTGAACAACGTGGTGAGGCCGCCTGTTCCACAGCAAGCTAACAGAGACGTGCGTCCTAGTGGCGAAGAGCCCCATTTGCGCCGTAAATTTGAGCAGCTTCATGCCATCAGCGCCCATGAGATGCCCCTCTTGGCTAAGTACCGCCAGGAATATAAGCCACGGGCAGCACTGGAAACGCCGCTTCaattgaagttcttcacaGATTTGTCCGACGATATGCTGTCTCCTGAAAATAGAAAGGTGGCGTTGAATGTGGCGCTTGAAGACTTGGGGCTCAGCGAGAAGCAGGCCCACAAGTTCAAAGTTTTGGCtggcaacaagttcaaccATAAGAACAACGTGTTTCACATGAAAACTGCCCGCTATGGCGTGGCTACGCAAAATGCCAAATGGCTAGTAGAGACATTTaacaagcttttggctgAGAGCAAGGACTTGTCGAAGGAACTGCTCGAAGATATCCCAGTGAACACACATCACTGCCCACCCAGAAAGTCACAACCACAGTTTCCTGAGGAGTGGAAAAGACCTCAGGACGCTCCCGTGGAGAAGAACCGTATCCTGAGCAAGGTGATCGACATGGTGATTGCCCAAAAGGATCAGGAATatctcaaagagctcaccCCATAA